One window of Theropithecus gelada isolate Dixy chromosome 4, Tgel_1.0, whole genome shotgun sequence genomic DNA carries:
- the LOC112622651 gene encoding endoplasmic reticulum membrane-associated RNA degradation protein-like: MVQGRPAWQGVHLGMVSQVVSRPPSGSGTKAMISIYSRGQHELCVEKPNEKGLAEREKAAVELLISLAEGYSSRCHPVFQPKKQVLSFEESIRVWTLLPFPKELTWEAVRLEDNSETNASHSLITKMTDGLYHHVPENHCVLKDLDHLPTETWPQLLRELCSTPFPTLFCPRIVLEVLLVLQSIGKQCHHVSGQVTIASELRHRQWVERMLRSRQRQNYLRIWSSIRLLFPVPSLILFLITLELVNVHAVHGKNAHEYQQYLK; the protein is encoded by the exons ATGGTTCAGGGCCGGCCTGCGTGGCAGGGGGTGCACCTGGGCATGGTGTCCCAGGTGGTCAGCCGCCCTCCCTCGGGCAG TGGCACAAAAGCCATGATCAGTATCTACTCAAGGGGGCAGCATGAGCTCTGTGTGGAGAAACCTAATGAAAAGGGCTTAGCGGAGAGG GAAAAAGCAGCAGTAGAATTGTTGATTAGTCTTGCAGAAGGCTATAGTTCTCGCTGCCATCCGGTTTTTCAGCCTAAAAAACAG GTGCTGAGCTTTGAGGAGAGTATCAGGGTTTGGACTCTGCTGCCTTTCCCCAAAGAACTCACTTGGGAAGCAGTCAG attaGAAGATAATTCTGAAACAAATGCCAGCCACTCTTTAATTACAAAAATGACGGATGGGCTGTATCATCATGTGCCTGAGAATCATTGTGTTTTAAAGGACTTGGATCATCTTCCTACTGAGAC GTGGCCCCAGCTGCTCCGTGAGCTCTGCAGCACACCCTTTCCTACCCTCTTCTGCCCCAGGATTGTGCTGGAAGTGCTGCTTGTGCTCCAAAGCATCGGCAAGCAGTGTCACCACGTGTCTGGCCAGGTCACCATTGCCTCGGAGCTGAGACACAGGCAGTGGGTGGAGAGGATGCTGCGGTCTCGCCAGCGGCAGAACTACCTGCGTATATGGAGTAG TATCAGACTACTGttccctgtgcccagcctgatccTGTTCCTCATTACGCTGGAGTTGGTCAACGTTCATGCTGTTCATGGGAAGAATGCGCATGAGTATCAGCAGTACCTAAAGTGA